A window of Zingiber officinale cultivar Zhangliang chromosome 5A, Zo_v1.1, whole genome shotgun sequence contains these coding sequences:
- the LOC121981109 gene encoding cell number regulator 6-like: MSDDPVPSRYVKLNKDQDAPLEEIRPGELNQPVRVPQLEVQRCVECGQALPENYNPPADEAWTTGICGCAEDPESCWTGLFCPCVLFGRNVERLREDVPWTNPCICHALCVEGGIALAAATAIFHGIDPETSFLIGEGLVFAWWICGTYTGIVRKSLQQKYHLKNSPCDPCAVHCCMHWCAICQEHREMKSHLSENLAVPMTTVNPPPVQEMSNRSSAISETGPQQNQHEEFETQEL, from the exons ATGTCGGACGATCCGGTCCCGTCGAGGTACGTGAAGCTCAATAAGGATCAGGACGCGCCGTTGGAGGAGATCCGCCCTGGAGAGCTCAACCAGCCCGTTCGTGTTCCACAG TTGGAGGTTCAACGATGTGTCGAGTGCGGACAAGCCCTTCCTGAAAACTACAACCCACCTGCTGATGAGGCGTGGACGACTGGGATCTGTGGTTGTGCTGAGGATCCGGAGAGCT GTTGGACTGGACTTTTCTGCCCTTGTGTCTTATTTGGGCGCAATGTTGAGAGGCTTAGGGAAGATGTTCCATGGACAAATCCTTGTATTTGCCATGCTCTGTGTGTTGAGGGTGGTATTGCTCTGGCTGCTGCTACTGCAATTTTCCATGGTATTGATCCAGAAACATCATTTTTGATTGGCGAAGGATTGGTCTTTGCATGGTGGATCTGTGGTACCTATACTGGTATAGTGAGGAAATCACTTCAACAGAAATACCACCTCAAG AACTCTCCGTGTGACCCTTGCGCTGTCCATTGTTGCATGCATTGGTGTGCCATCTGTCAGGAGCACCGGGAAATGAAGAGTCACTTGTCCGAGAACCTTGCTGTGCCAATGACCACTGTTAACCCACCACCCGTGCAGGAAATGAGCAATCGTAGCTCGGCAATCTCCGAGACTGGCCCTCAGCAGAACCAGCATGAAGAATTTGAAACACAGGAGTTATAG